In the Astatotilapia calliptera chromosome 5, fAstCal1.2, whole genome shotgun sequence genome, one interval contains:
- the gnat1 gene encoding guanine nucleotide-binding protein G(t) subunit alpha-1: MGAGASAEEKRSRELEKKLKEDADKDARTVKLLLLGAGESGKSTIVKQMKIIHKDGYSLEECLEFITIIYSNTLQSIMAIVKAMNTLNINYGHSDQQDDARKLMHLADTIEEGTMPKEMADIILRLWKDSGIQACFDRASEYQLNDSAGYYLNDLERLVQPGYVPTEQDVLRSRVKTTGIIETQFSFKDLNFRMFDVGGQRSERKKWIHCFEGVTCIIFIAALSAYDMVLVEDDEVNRMHESLHLFNSICNHRYFATTSIVLFLNKKDVFVEKIKKAHLSMCFPEYDGPNTYEDAGNYIKMQFLDLNLRRDIKEIYSHMTCATDTENVKFVFDAVTDIIIKENLKDCGLF; encoded by the exons ATGGGAGCTGGAGCCAGCGCTGAGGAAAAACGCTCCAGGGAGCTGGAGAAGAAACTGAAGGAGGATGCCGACAAGGATGCAAGAACtgtcaagctgctgctgctag GTGCTGGAGAATCAGGCAAAAGCACTATTGTCAAACAGATGAA AATTATCCACAAAGATGGTTACTCGCTTGAAGAATGCTTGGAGTTCATTACCATCATCTACAGCAACACCCTGCAGTCCATCATGGCCATTGTGAAGGCCATGAACACGCTCAATATCAACTACGGGCACTCTGATCAGCAG GATGATGCCAGGAAACTCATGCATCTTGCAGACACCATTGAGGAAGGCACTATGCCTAAAGAAATGGCAGATATCATTCTGCGTCTGTGGAAAGATTCTGGCATACAGGCATGCTTTGACAGAGCTTCAGAGTACCAACTCAACGACTCTGCTGGATA CTATCTGAATGACTTGGAGCGACTGGTCCAACCAGGCTACGTGCCCACTGAGCAGGATGTGCTGCGATCAAGAGTGAAGACCACTGGTATCATCGAAACTCAGTTTTCTTTCAAAGATCTCAATTTCAG AATGtttgatgtgggaggtcagaggtcagagaggaAGAAGTGGATCCATTGTTTCGAAGGCGTGACCTGTATCATCTTCATTGCTGCTCTGAGCGCCTATGACATGGTCCTGGTGGAGGATGATGAAGTG aaTCGCATGCACGAGAGTCTGCACTTATTTAACAGTATCTGCAACCACCGCTACTTCGCCACCACCTCCATCGTACTCTTCCTCAACAAGAAAGATGTGTTCGTTGAGAAGATCAAGAAAGCACATCTCAGCATGTGTTTCCCTGAATATGATG GCCCCAATACCTATGAGGATGCTGGTAACTATATCAAGATGCAGTTCTTGGACCTGAACCTGCGCAGGGACATCAAAGAAATCTACTCTCACATGACCTGCGCTACCGACACAGAGAACGTCAAGTTTGTGTTCGATGCCGTAACCGACATCATCATCAAAGAAAACCTGAAGGATTGCGGTCTCTTCTAA